A genomic region of Dunckerocampus dactyliophorus isolate RoL2022-P2 chromosome 8, RoL_Ddac_1.1, whole genome shotgun sequence contains the following coding sequences:
- the LOC129185892 gene encoding protein Wnt-2b-A-like isoform X1, with protein MLLCHIKLAMAVRKLHPDSKPLSKVYILIWLLLIFTPRVDSSWWYIGALGARVICDNIPGLVNKQRQLCQRHPDLMQSIGEGAKEWIKECQHQFRHQRWNCSTLDRDHTVFGRVMLRSSREAAFVYAISSAGVVYAITRACSQGEIKICNCDGHKRGQASDHRGNFDWGGCSDNINYGIKFAKAFVDARERMVKDARALMNLHNNRCGRMAVKRFMKLECKCHGVSGSCSVRTCWLAMSDFRRTGDYLRKKYNTAVEVTMNQDGTGFMVADRDFKGSTKNELVYVENSPDYCLMDRAAGIKKILGRSSLGTAGRVCNKSSRGTDGCEVMCCGRGYDTMRVKRLSQCECKFKWCCKVECKDCEDTVDIHTCKPHKRPDWLDLN; from the exons ATGTTGTTGTGTCACATCAAGTTGGCTATGGCGGTCAGGAAGCTGCATCCGGACTCCAAACCTTTGTCTAAAGTCTACATTCTCATTTGGCTGCTGCTCATCTTCACTCCCAGGGTGGATTCATCGTGGTG GTACATTGGAGCGTTGGGGGCACGGGTGATCTGCGACAACATTCCGGGCTTGGTGAACAAGCAGCGGCAGCTCTGCCAGCGCCACCCGGACTTGATGCAGTCCATCGGGGAGGGCGCCAAGGAGTGGATCAAGGAGTGCCAGCACCAGTTCAGACACCAGCGCTGGAACTGCAGCACCCTGGACCGGGACCACACTGTGTTTGGCAGGGTGATGCTGCGAA GCAGCAGAGAGGCAGCGTTCGTGTACGCCATCTCCTCGGCCGGCGTGGTCTACGCCATCACCAGGGCGTGCAGCCAGGGCGAGATCAAGATCTGCAACTGCGACGGCCACAAGCGAGGCCAAGCCAGCGACCACAGGGGAAACTTTGACTGGGGTGGCTGCAGTGACAACATCAACTACGGCATCAAGTTCGCAAAGGCCTTCGTGGACGCTCGTGAGAGGATGGTGAAGGATGCTCGGGCCCTCATGAACCTGCACAACAACCGCTGTGGACGAATG GCAGTGAAGCGCTTCATGAAGCTGGAGTGCAAGTGTCACGGCGTCAGCGGCTCCTGTTCCGTGAGGACCTGCTGGCTGGCCATGTCTGACTTCAGGCGGACGGGCGACTACCTCCGCAAGAAGTACAACACGGCTGTGGAGGTGACCATGAATCAGGACGGCACAGGCTTCATGGTGGCTGACAGGGACTTCAAGGGCAGCACCAAGAATGAACTGGTGTACGTTGAGAACTCGCCCGATTACTGCCTCATGGACCGAGCGGCAGGTATCAAGAAAATCCTCGGACGAA GCTCCTTGGGAACGGCGGGCCGAGTATGCAACAAATCGTCGCGCGGCACAGATGGCTGCGAGGTCATGTGCTGTGGGCGGGGCTACGACACCATGCGGGTCAAACGCCTCAGCCAGTGCGAGTGCAAGTTTAAGTGGTGCTGCAAGGTCGAGTGCAAAGACTGTGAGGACACTGTGGACATTCACACTTGCAAGCCTCACAAGCGACCTGATTGGTTGGACCTAAACTAA
- the LOC129185892 gene encoding protein Wnt-2b-A-like isoform X2, translating to MLLCHIKLAMAVRKLHPDSKPLSKVYILIWLLLIFTPRVDSSWWYIGALGARVICDNIPGLVNKQRQLCQRHPDLMQSIGEGAKEWIKECQHQFRHQRWNCSTLDRDHTVFGRVMLRSSREAAFVYAISSAGVVYAITRACSQGEIKICNCDGHKRGQASDHRGNFDWGGCSDNINYGIKFAKAFVDARERMVKDARALMNLHNNRCGRMAVKRFMKLECKCHGVSGSCSVRTCWLAMSDFRRTGDYLRKKYNTAVEVTMNQDGTGFMVADRDFKGSTKNELVYVENSPDYCLMDRAAGSLGTAGRVCNKSSRGTDGCEVMCCGRGYDTMRVKRLSQCECKFKWCCKVECKDCEDTVDIHTCKPHKRPDWLDLN from the exons ATGTTGTTGTGTCACATCAAGTTGGCTATGGCGGTCAGGAAGCTGCATCCGGACTCCAAACCTTTGTCTAAAGTCTACATTCTCATTTGGCTGCTGCTCATCTTCACTCCCAGGGTGGATTCATCGTGGTG GTACATTGGAGCGTTGGGGGCACGGGTGATCTGCGACAACATTCCGGGCTTGGTGAACAAGCAGCGGCAGCTCTGCCAGCGCCACCCGGACTTGATGCAGTCCATCGGGGAGGGCGCCAAGGAGTGGATCAAGGAGTGCCAGCACCAGTTCAGACACCAGCGCTGGAACTGCAGCACCCTGGACCGGGACCACACTGTGTTTGGCAGGGTGATGCTGCGAA GCAGCAGAGAGGCAGCGTTCGTGTACGCCATCTCCTCGGCCGGCGTGGTCTACGCCATCACCAGGGCGTGCAGCCAGGGCGAGATCAAGATCTGCAACTGCGACGGCCACAAGCGAGGCCAAGCCAGCGACCACAGGGGAAACTTTGACTGGGGTGGCTGCAGTGACAACATCAACTACGGCATCAAGTTCGCAAAGGCCTTCGTGGACGCTCGTGAGAGGATGGTGAAGGATGCTCGGGCCCTCATGAACCTGCACAACAACCGCTGTGGACGAATG GCAGTGAAGCGCTTCATGAAGCTGGAGTGCAAGTGTCACGGCGTCAGCGGCTCCTGTTCCGTGAGGACCTGCTGGCTGGCCATGTCTGACTTCAGGCGGACGGGCGACTACCTCCGCAAGAAGTACAACACGGCTGTGGAGGTGACCATGAATCAGGACGGCACAGGCTTCATGGTGGCTGACAGGGACTTCAAGGGCAGCACCAAGAATGAACTGGTGTACGTTGAGAACTCGCCCGATTACTGCCTCATGGACCGAGCGGCAG GCTCCTTGGGAACGGCGGGCCGAGTATGCAACAAATCGTCGCGCGGCACAGATGGCTGCGAGGTCATGTGCTGTGGGCGGGGCTACGACACCATGCGGGTCAAACGCCTCAGCCAGTGCGAGTGCAAGTTTAAGTGGTGCTGCAAGGTCGAGTGCAAAGACTGTGAGGACACTGTGGACATTCACACTTGCAAGCCTCACAAGCGACCTGATTGGTTGGACCTAAACTAA